In Ovis aries strain OAR_USU_Benz2616 breed Rambouillet chromosome 13, ARS-UI_Ramb_v3.0, whole genome shotgun sequence, the following are encoded in one genomic region:
- the LOC105611265 gene encoding large ribosomal subunit protein eL38-like, which translates to MRGVGGAGRAASARVFRGPKGAAGVGHPSRCVSAADFFCSVLQPRKTEQIKDFLLTARRKDTKSVKIKKNKDNVKFKVRCSRCLYTLVITDKEAEKLKQSLPPGLAVKELK; encoded by the coding sequence ATGCGGGGGGTTGGGGGTGCAGGCAGGGCGGCCTCTGCGAGGGTCTTCAGGGGCCCCAAAGGGGCTGCCGGGGTTGGGCATCCCAGCAGATGCGTCTCAGCAGCTGATTTCTTTTGCTCTGTGTTGCAGCCTCGCAAAACTGAGCAAATCAAGGACTTCCTGCTCACAGCCCGCCGCAAGGACACCAAGTCCGTCAAGATCaagaaaaataaggataatgTGAAGTTTAAAGTTCGATGCAGCAGATGCCTTTACACCTTGGTCATCACAGACAAAGAGGCCGAGAAGCTCAAGCAGTCCCTGCCCCCCGGTTTGGCCGTGAAGGAGCTGAAATGA